From one Bacteroides eggerthii genomic stretch:
- a CDS encoding polysaccharide deacetylase family protein: MFIEQPPEFVRKLYPSAVWRMDPNERAVYLTFDDGPIPGVTPWVLDLLDKYNIKATFFMVGDNIRKHPDEFQMVVERGHRIGNHTFNHLRGFEYNFKDYMANAEKANEVMQTDLFRPPHGHMGWTQYMMLKRRYKIIMWDLVTRDYSKKLRGPQVLANVMRYARNGSIITFHDSLKSWNNGNLQYALPRAIEFLKEEGYEFKLL, from the coding sequence GTGTTTATAGAACAGCCTCCTGAGTTTGTTCGTAAGTTATACCCCAGCGCAGTCTGGCGAATGGATCCGAATGAGAGAGCCGTTTATCTGACTTTTGATGACGGACCTATCCCCGGAGTAACTCCTTGGGTTCTCGACTTGCTTGACAAATATAACATAAAAGCCACCTTTTTTATGGTGGGCGACAACATTCGTAAGCATCCCGATGAATTTCAAATGGTTGTAGAAAGGGGACACCGCATCGGTAACCATACTTTCAACCATCTTAGGGGATTTGAATACAACTTCAAAGACTATATGGCAAACGCGGAGAAAGCAAACGAAGTAATGCAAACAGACCTGTTCCGCCCTCCGCATGGGCACATGGGATGGACGCAGTATATGATGCTGAAACGCCGCTATAAAATAATAATGTGGGATTTAGTGACTCGCGATTATAGTAAGAAGCTGCGTGGGCCGCAAGTGCTTGCCAATGTTATGAGATATGCACGTAATGGCTCTATCATCACATTTCACGATTCCCTAAAGTCTTGGAACAACGGCAACCTGCAATATGCATTGCCACGAGCCATAGAGTTCCTAAAGGAAGAGGGGTACGAATTCAAATTACTTTGA